CGTTTATATCTTTAGTTTCGTACCTAGAACCTGTGCCGGCTAAAACCAGCAAGGTTAAAGTTTGCGTGCCTTGCATTGGCACATAAATCGCTCTTAAGCCATTCGGCCAAACATCTTTTATAAAGTTATGCATAATTTGTTTTTTAAAATTATATTTAAACTATATCTTAAAAATAGAATAGCAGTTTTTGTTTTATATTAAAACCCTTACAATGCCTCAAAACTCCCAAATACGAATCTACATTTTTCTCATTAATCTTTCTTAACATCCTTCTTTTTGTTTTAGTCCTCAAAACCCTATGGTTAGGCAAAACCACATAACCCAGAAAATCTATACCCTGCCTGTATTTACGAATAATTATTTTGTCTGGATGCAAAAATAGCTTTAGATTCTCAAAAAGAAAAGTATTAATTTTGTAAGACAGATTTAATAAATAATATTTATTACTTCCTAAAATAACAAAATCATCGCAGTAACGAATATAATACTTTTCTTTTAAGTTATGTTTAACAAATTGGTCTAATTCGTTTAAATAAATATTGGCAAATAACTGGCTGGTTACATTGCCTAAGGGTAACCCTTTGTTAAAACTACCTATTATTTTCTCAACCAACCATACAGCATTATCGTCTTTGATCTTTAGTTGAATCAATTTAATTAGAGCATCTTGATCTATGGAATCAAAAAACTTTTTAATATCACACTTTAAAGCAAAAATAGTTTGGCTATTGTTTTGGCTTAACTTACGACAAAAAGTTTCTAGTCTTGTTACTGCTTTGTGTGTTCCTTTGCCTATTCGGCAAGAATAAGAATCAAACATAAAATGTCTATCGAATATTGGATATAAAACTCTAAAAACAGCTTGATGTAAAACCCTGTCGCGTACACAAGCTTTATGGATATGACGCAATTTTGGGTCGGTAACATAAAAAGGAATATACTGGCTGTGTTTATATGTTTTATTTTTTAATTCGCTATGCAGTTGAAACAGATTATCTTCTAGGTTAAAATCAAATTCTTGAACATCCAACCTTTTTCTTTTGCCTTTTTTAAATTCGCGCCAAGCTAAAAACAAGTTTTCTAAGCTAATAATTTTTTTAAAAATATTATGGAAAATTTCTCCATTAAAGCCCCCCCCCTACGGAGTTGAAATATCGCTGGTGCATAAAATTTGTGAATTGTATAAATTATTCCACGAATGTTTGAAAATATTTCCCAAGACGGAACGATTTACTTTGGGCCAAAAAATTGAGAACACCATTCTAGAAATTTTAGAACTAATCCTTTCAGCCAGTTACCAATCAAAATATGGAAAAAGTGAAACCTTAATAAGAGGTAGCGATAAAAATGACCTTCTAAAGTATCTTATCCGTCTTGCTCACGATACCAAATCAATCAATATAAAAAAATATCTATTAGTTGAGGAAAAGGTTTTAGAAATAGGTCGTATGTTAGGTGGCTGGATAAAATCCAACTAAACTTTGCAAAGAGCGCCTAAAAAATAAGGCGCTCTTTTGTTTGGAAACTACCAGAGGACGACCAGCTATGTTGTCGTTGCGATTGCTAGACCAATTGTAGTTGACGTTGGCTAGACCACCGTTCTCACGGTTACCACCGTAAAGCCGGCTGGAGTCCTCAAATTTTTGCTTTAAACCGTCCATAATCACCGAAAATCTAAATATAAATTTTCTGAAATCCGCATCCCACGGATAGTTTTTTACTCGGCAACTCTTAAATAATCTAAGAATACCCGATCTAGTTTAAAGCAAGGAGTTTCGTTATTTCCTGTTTTAAACAGGAGAGTAAATGCGAGAATAAACCTTAGTCTATTCTTCATTAGCTTTACTCAAGGAAAATTTTACCAAATTTGTGAAAATAAAAAAATCCCCCAACTTACGTTGGGGGAAAATCCAAGGGCCAAAGCCCAAGGGGAAAAGAACCTACTTTGCGAAACTCACCAGAGGACGACCAGCTATGCTGCCGCTGCGATTGCTAGACCAATCGTAGTTGACGTAGGCTAGACCACCGTACTCACGGTGACCACCGTAAAGCCGGCTGGAGTCCTCAAACTTATCGTCGAACCACTCCCACATATTGAATCGGCCGCGATTGCTGTCGTAGAGATTGCCAATGGCATTGGACTCTACAGCCCGCTCCAACCGAACCTGTTCGGGTTTGAAACCGAATGCTTCGGCGATAGCAGGACAAACCACATCTCGCCATTCATCGTTGGTAATGGCAAAACGAGAGCCCGAAGGAGTATTATCGTGTTTGCCGATTTTTCCTTCTTCGCGCAATTTACTGATGATTAGCGCGAGAGGGTCATTGGAAAATACTTGCGTGCCGTCGGTGTAATTCACACCGACGGTGAAATCAGCTAGATACCAACCTCTGTAGAGTTTGGCACTGTCGGGGGCGAGCTTGCCTTCCCCGATTTTCTGGTAGAACCATTTTTCAGGTTTTACCCAATTCTTGAGCTTGCAATTCTCGCCAATTCCTTCCATCGGCAGATATACCGGCCTGAAGTCGAACCCAGCCCACTTGGCCAAGTTCTCTTCGGTGAATTCGGGAGGCAGAGGATCAACATCCACACGGAAGAACTTTTGAAGCTTCTTCTGTGTTGCCTCCACTAAAGCTACCAGCAAAGACACTATGCGATGTTCGTTGAAAGCTTTAACACTTTCCAAAGTGTGACTGCCGTCATCTATCTGACGGAAAAAATCTTTGAGCACGCCGGACCACGCCGACATCTCACCGACTGGGGCATTAGCCATAGCCAGTTTCTCCTGTGATTAAAAGGTTTTAAGAGTACAATTTAGGCTCTATTTGAGCTTGATAACATAATAGCAGTTATTGTATCTTGTGTCAAATTGACTTGGTTGTAAACAAACTAAGAATATACTACTATTCAGTTACTAGTCCTTAGGGTTCCGAGATCCCGCTCCGTTATGGAGCGGGATCGAGTCTTTTGTGCGAGATTGTTTTTAACTATAAATTTTGTCTGAAAGATAATTTTGTAATTCCGAAATTTTTATTCTTTCTTGTGTAGTGGTATCCCTATCCCGAACCGTTACTGTTTCATCTTCCAAAGTTTGAAAATCTACAGTTATACAGTAAGGTGTACCAATTTCATCTTGGCTGTAATAACGTTTACCAACATTACCGCGATCATCCCAAGCTACCACAAATTCTTTTTTCAAACCCACATAAACTTTTCTAGCCGCCTCCACAAGTTCTGGTTTATTTTTCATTAAAGGAAACACCGCAACTTTGTAAGGCGCTATTTTTGGGCTTAATTTTAAAACAGTGCGAGATGAATCAGTATCGTCGTAAGCGCTACATAGAATAGCAAGTAACGATCTATCTACTCCCCACGTTGGCTCTATAACATGTGGCCAATATTCTTCGCCGCTAGATGTACCATCTCCTTGTTCACGATATTTTAAATTTTGCCCAGAGCCTTTTTCATGATTTTTTAAATCAAAATCGGTGCGGTAAGCCAAACCATAAAGTTCTTTTCGGCCAAAAGGGAAATCAAATTCAAAATCTATGGTGCGTTTAGAATAATGAGCCCTGTCTTCGGCTGGAATTTCTATTTCGTGCACGTGTTTTAAATCTATGCCGACATCTTCCATCCAACCTAGCATTTCTTTCCGCCAATGTTCAAAATTTTCTTGCCAAGTATCTTTTTTAATAAAATATTCAATTTCCATTTGTTCAAATTCGCGCGTTCTAAAAATAAAGTTCCCTGGTGTAATTTCATTTCTAAAAGCTTTACCAATTTGAGCAATACCAAACGGAATTGTTTTACGGGTTGTATCTAAAACATTTTTAAAGTTAACGAACATGGCTTGCGCCGTTTCGGGCCGAAAGTAAACCGTATTAGAGCTATCTTCGGCTGGACCAAGAAAAGTTTTTAACATCAAATTAAATTGCTTAGGTTCAGCAAGATTTCCTCCACAGTTTGAACATTTATTTTTGTTTTGTAATTTGGTATTTGTTTCGGATTTCGAATTTCGTGCTTCGGATTTATCATGTTCATCTACCCTAAACCTTGAGTGACACTTAACACATTCTGCTAATGGATCGTTAAAATTTGAAAGATGCCCACTAGCCTCCCAAACTTTCGGATTCATTATTAAAGCAGCATCTAAACCAACCATATCGTCGCGACCATGCACAAATTTTTTCCACCACAACTGTTTTATATTATTTTTTAATTCCACGCCTAAAGGCCCGTAATCCCAGCTATTAGCCAAACCACCATAAATTTCGCTCCCAGGATAAACAAATCCTCGGCGCTTACATAAAGATACAATTTTATCTATAGAATCTACCATAAGAATACTATAACAATTTGATAGCTTGTGAGCAAAAAAAATCACCCGATATTCTTTCGGGTGATAGCTATATAGTCGATACTTCTACTATTTGGCTTTCTAAAACTATGTTTATATCCTTAAAAAGAACATGCCCTTTAAATTTCTTACCTTCTAAAAATATAGGAAACCATAACTTATCGGCAGGCCACATAGATTCAAATGGAATTTTATTTATATTAAACCATTCTGGCTTCATCTCATCACTTTCAACCATTTCCCCGCTAAAATCTTTTACACAGAAAATATGAACCTCG
Above is a genomic segment from bacterium containing:
- a CDS encoding four helix bundle protein; translated protein: MYKLFHECLKIFPKTERFTLGQKIENTILEILELILSASYQSKYGKSETLIRGSDKNDLLKYLIRLAHDTKSINIKKYLLVEEKVLEIGRMLGGWIKSN
- a CDS encoding reverse transcriptase domain-containing protein — translated: MFLAWREFKKGKRKRLDVQEFDFNLEDNLFQLHSELKNKTYKHSQYIPFYVTDPKLRHIHKACVRDRVLHQAVFRVLYPIFDRHFMFDSYSCRIGKGTHKAVTRLETFCRKLSQNNSQTIFALKCDIKKFFDSIDQDALIKLIQLKIKDDNAVWLVEKIIGSFNKGLPLGNVTSQLFANIYLNELDQFVKHNLKEKYYIRYCDDFVILGSNKYYLLNLSYKINTFLFENLKLFLHPDKIIIRKYRQGIDFLGYVVLPNHRVLRTKTKRRMLRKINEKNVDSYLGVLRHCKGFNIKQKLLFYF
- a CDS encoding glycine--tRNA ligase, which encodes MVDSIDKIVSLCKRRGFVYPGSEIYGGLANSWDYGPLGVELKNNIKQLWWKKFVHGRDDMVGLDAALIMNPKVWEASGHLSNFNDPLAECVKCHSRFRVDEHDKSEARNSKSETNTKLQNKNKCSNCGGNLAEPKQFNLMLKTFLGPAEDSSNTVYFRPETAQAMFVNFKNVLDTTRKTIPFGIAQIGKAFRNEITPGNFIFRTREFEQMEIEYFIKKDTWQENFEHWRKEMLGWMEDVGIDLKHVHEIEIPAEDRAHYSKRTIDFEFDFPFGRKELYGLAYRTDFDLKNHEKGSGQNLKYREQGDGTSSGEEYWPHVIEPTWGVDRSLLAILCSAYDDTDSSRTVLKLSPKIAPYKVAVFPLMKNKPELVEAARKVYVGLKKEFVVAWDDRGNVGKRYYSQDEIGTPYCITVDFQTLEDETVTVRDRDTTTQERIKISELQNYLSDKIYS